A genomic region of Candidatus Pseudomonas phytovorans contains the following coding sequences:
- the ettA gene encoding energy-dependent translational throttle protein EttA — protein MAQYVYTMHRLSKVVPPKREILKNISLSFFPGAKIGVLGLNGAGKSTLLRIMAGVDKEFDGEARPMPDINVGYLPQEPQLDPTKTVREVVEEAVSVIKDAQARLDEVYAAYADPDADFDKLAAEQAKLEAILQAADGHNLERQLDVAADALRLPAWDAKIEHLSGGEKRRVALCRLLLSAPDMLLLDEPTNHLDADSVAWLERFLHDFPGTVVAITHDRYFLDNVAGWILELDRGAGIPYEGNYSGWLEAKSDRLAQESKQQSAHEKAMKEELEWVRKGAKARQSKSKARLQRFEEMQSQEFQKRSETNEIYIPAGPRLGDKVIEFKNVSKGYGDRVLIDNLSFAMPKGAIVGVIGGNGAGKSTLFRMLMGKEQPDSGSIEVGETVQLACVDQSREDLDGGKTVFQQVSDGSDMIKIGSYEIPSRTYVGRFNFKGGDQQKFVKDLSGGERGRLHLALTLKEGGNVLLLDEPSNDLDVETLRSLEEALLDFPGAAIVISHDRWFLDRVATHILAYEDDSNVMFFEGNYTEYEADRKKRLGDAAAQPHRVRHKKLAQ, from the coding sequence TTGGCTCAATACGTCTACACCATGCATCGGCTGAGCAAGGTCGTGCCGCCGAAGCGGGAAATTCTCAAGAACATTTCCCTGTCGTTCTTCCCGGGTGCCAAGATTGGCGTGCTCGGCCTGAACGGTGCCGGTAAATCGACCCTGCTGCGGATCATGGCGGGCGTCGACAAGGAATTCGACGGCGAAGCCCGTCCGATGCCCGACATCAACGTTGGTTACCTGCCACAGGAACCCCAACTGGACCCGACCAAGACCGTGCGCGAAGTGGTCGAGGAAGCGGTCAGCGTGATCAAGGACGCCCAGGCACGCCTGGACGAGGTCTACGCCGCCTACGCCGACCCGGATGCCGACTTCGACAAGCTGGCCGCCGAGCAGGCCAAGCTGGAAGCCATCCTGCAGGCCGCCGATGGCCACAACCTGGAGCGCCAGCTGGACGTCGCCGCCGATGCCCTGCGCCTGCCGGCCTGGGACGCAAAAATCGAGCACCTGTCTGGTGGTGAGAAGCGCCGTGTGGCCCTGTGCCGCCTGCTGCTGTCGGCCCCCGACATGCTGCTGCTCGACGAACCGACCAACCACCTGGATGCCGATTCGGTGGCGTGGCTTGAGCGCTTCCTGCACGACTTCCCGGGCACCGTGGTAGCCATTACCCACGACCGTTACTTCCTCGACAACGTCGCTGGCTGGATCCTGGAACTGGACCGCGGCGCCGGCATCCCGTACGAAGGCAACTACTCGGGCTGGCTGGAAGCCAAGTCGGATCGCCTGGCGCAGGAATCCAAGCAGCAGAGCGCTCACGAAAAGGCCATGAAAGAGGAACTGGAGTGGGTGCGTAAAGGCGCCAAGGCTCGCCAGTCCAAATCCAAGGCCCGTCTGCAACGCTTCGAAGAAATGCAGTCGCAGGAATTCCAGAAGCGCAGCGAAACCAACGAGATCTACATCCCGGCTGGCCCGCGCTTGGGCGACAAGGTCATCGAGTTCAAGAACGTCTCCAAAGGCTACGGCGACCGCGTGCTGATCGACAACCTGTCGTTCGCCATGCCTAAAGGCGCCATCGTCGGTGTGATCGGTGGTAACGGTGCCGGTAAGTCGACCCTGTTCCGCATGCTGATGGGCAAGGAACAACCGGACTCGGGCAGCATCGAAGTCGGTGAAACCGTGCAGCTGGCCTGTGTGGACCAGAGCCGCGAGGACCTGGACGGCGGCAAGACCGTGTTCCAGCAGGTTTCCGACGGCTCCGACATGATCAAGATCGGCAGCTACGAGATCCCGTCGCGCACCTACGTTGGCCGCTTCAACTTCAAGGGTGGCGACCAGCAGAAGTTCGTCAAGGACCTGTCCGGTGGTGAGCGTGGCCGCCTGCACCTGGCCCTGACCCTGAAGGAGGGCGGTAACGTCCTGCTGCTCGACGAACCGTCCAACGACCTCGACGTCGAAACCCTGCGTTCGCTGGAAGAAGCCCTGCTGGACTTCCCGGGCGCCGCGATTGTGATTTCCCACGACCGTTGGTTCCTGGACCGTGTGGCCACTCACATCCTGGCGTACGAAGACGACTCGAACGTGATGTTCTTCGAAGGTAACTACACCGAGTACGAAGCCGACCGCAAGAAGCGCCTTGGCGATGCTGCTGCCCAGCCGCACCGTGTACGGCACAAGAAGCTGGCCCAGTAA